Proteins co-encoded in one Melioribacteraceae bacterium genomic window:
- a CDS encoding cytochrome c3 family protein: protein MKKTVLDYALKIRLPLTLFVIAATFVLTYYISRPERDGIGHAPEQPIKFSHKLHAGTMAIDCQYCHTEVAKGRHATIPSVNICMNCHSVARKDKPEIVKLTQYYEEGKPVPWKRIHKVPDYAYFNHSVHVNKGIDCASCHGDLKEMEVVSQVRQFTMNACLDCHREPHKNLPYLENVNIGPDNCAACHR from the coding sequence ATGAAAAAGACTGTTCTTGATTACGCACTAAAAATTCGCCTTCCATTAACTTTATTTGTAATTGCTGCAACGTTTGTGCTAACCTATTATATCTCCAGGCCCGAAAGGGACGGAATCGGTCATGCACCCGAACAGCCGATTAAATTCTCACATAAACTTCATGCCGGTACTATGGCTATCGACTGTCAGTATTGTCATACTGAAGTTGCTAAAGGAAGACATGCTACTATCCCTTCGGTAAATATCTGCATGAATTGTCATTCGGTTGCACGTAAGGATAAACCGGAAATTGTAAAATTAACTCAATACTACGAGGAAGGTAAACCCGTTCCATGGAAGAGAATTCATAAGGTCCCCGACTATGCGTATTTCAACCACAGCGTACATGTTAATAAAGGGATCGATTGTGCTAGCTGTCATGGTGATCTAAAAGAAATGGAAGTTGTTAGCCAGGTAAGGCAGTTTACTATGAATGCGTGCCTCGATTGCCATAGAGAACCGCATAAGAATCTTCCTTATCTGGAAAACGTTAACATTGG